A stretch of Equus przewalskii isolate Varuska chromosome 11, EquPr2, whole genome shotgun sequence DNA encodes these proteins:
- the APLNR gene encoding apelin receptor, with the protein MEEGGEFDNYYGADNQSECEYTDWKSSGALIPAIYILVFLLGTSGNGLVLWTVFRSSREKRRSADIFIASLAVADLTFVVTLPLWATYTYWDYDWPFGTFACKLSSYLIFVNMYASVFCLTGLSFDRYLAIVRPVANARLRLRVSGAVATAVLWVLAALLAMPVMVFRSTGDLENTTKVQCYMDYSMVATTSSEWAWEVGLGVSSTAVGFVAPFIIMLTCYFFIAQTIAGHFRKERIEGLRKRRRLLSIIVVLVVTFALCWMPYHLVKTLYMLGSLLHWPCDFDLFLMNVFPYCTCISYVNSCLNPFLYAFFDPRFRQACTSMLCWGQSRCGGASHSSSGEKSASYSSGHSQGPSPNSGKGGEQMHEKSIPYSQETLVVD; encoded by the coding sequence ATGGAGGAGGGTGGCGAATTTGACAACTACTATGGGGCAGACAACCAGTCTGAGTGTGAGTATACAGACTGGAAGTCCTCGGGGGCCCTCATCCCTGCCATCTACATACTGGTCTTCCTCCTGGGCACTTCGGGAAATGGCCTGGTGCTCTGGACTGTGTTTCGGAGCAGCCGTGAGAAGAGGCGTTCAGCTGATATTTTCATCGCTAGCCTGGCGGTGGCTGACCTGACTTTCGTGGTGACCCTGCCACTGTGGGCCACCTACACATACTGGGACTATGACTGGCCCTTTGGTACCTTCGCTTGCAAGCTCAGCAGCTATCTCATCTTCGTCAACATGTATGCCAGTGTCTTCTGCCTCACTGGCCTCAGCTTCGACCGCTACCTGGCCATTGTGAGGCCAGTGGCCAATGCTCGACTGAGGCTACGGGTCAGCGGGGCCGTGGCCACAGCGGTCCTGTGGGTGCTGGCCGCCCTCCTGGCCATGCCGGTCATGGTGTTCCGCTCCACTGGGGACCTGGAGAACACCACCAAGGTTCAGTGTTACATGGACTACTCCATGGTGGCGACCACGAGCTCTGAGTGGGCCTGGGAGGTGGGCCTGGGGGTCTCGTCCACCGCTGTGGGCTTCGTGGCGCCCTTCATCATCATGCTGACCTGTTACTTCTTCATCGCCCAAACCATCGCTGGCCATTTCCGCAAGGAGCGCATAGAGGGCCTGCGGAAGCGGCGCCGGCTGCTCAGCATCATCGTGGTGCTGGTGGTAACCTTCGCCCTGTGCTGGATGCCCTACCACCTGGTGAAGACGCTCTACATGCTGGGCAGCCTGCTGCACTGGCCCTGCGACTTCGACCTCTTCCTCATGAATGTCTTCCCCTACTGCACCTGCATCAGCTACGTCAACAGCTGCCTCAACCCCTTCCTCTATGCCTTCTTCGACCCCCGCTTCCGCCAGGCCTGCACCTCCATGCTCTGCTGGGGCCAGAGCAGGTGCGGGGGTGCCTCCCACAGCAGCAGTGGGGAGAAGTCAGCCAGCTACTCCTCAGGGCACAGCCAGGGGCCCAGCCCCAACTCAGGGAAGGGCGGAGAGCAGATGCATGAGAAATCCATCCCCTACAGCCAAGAGACCCTTGTGGTTGACTAG